One genomic window of Paraburkholderia acidiphila includes the following:
- the gatC gene encoding Asp-tRNA(Asn)/Glu-tRNA(Gln) amidotransferase subunit GatC, with protein sequence MALTLNDVKRIAHLARLELADAEAGNTLERLNDFFGLVEQMQAVDTTGIAPLAHPIEQIEDVALRLREDAVTEIVDREALQRPAPAVQDGLYLVPRVIE encoded by the coding sequence ATGGCCCTGACCCTGAACGATGTGAAGCGCATCGCGCATCTTGCGCGCCTCGAACTGGCCGACGCCGAAGCCGGCAATACGCTCGAACGCCTGAACGACTTCTTTGGCCTCGTCGAGCAGATGCAGGCCGTGGACACGACTGGCATTGCGCCGCTCGCCCACCCGATCGAGCAGATCGAGGATGTCGCGCTGCGCCTGCGCGAGGACGCCGTGACCGAAATCGTCGACCGCGAAGCGCTGCAACGTCCCGCGCCCGCGGTGCAGGACGGACTTTACCTCGTACCGCGCGTGATTGAGTAA
- the gatA gene encoding Asp-tRNA(Asn)/Glu-tRNA(Gln) amidotransferase subunit GatA: protein MHDKSLTELRAALAAKECSAVELAQHFLGRIEAHQDLNAFVDVNPELTLAQARSADALLHSGHAGPLAGIPLAHKDVFVTRGWRSTAGSKMLANYVSPYDATVVERLERAGMVCLGKTNMDEFAMGSSNENSHFGAVKNPWDTKAVPGGSSGGSAAAVAARLAPAATGTDTGGSIRQPASFTGVTGIKPTYGRVSRYGMIAFASSLDQGGPFAQNATDCALLLNAMGGFDERDSTSLTHEHEDYTRFIGQTWSANASADKPLAGLRIGLPKEYFGAGLADDVRAAIDAALKTYESLGATLVEVTLPKTELSIPVYYVIAPAEASSNLSRFDGVRFGHRAAEYRDLLDMYKKSRAEGFGPEVKRRILVGTYVLSHGYYDAYYLQAQKIRRIIAQDFQEAFKQCDVIMGPVAPSVAWDLGAKGDDPLQMYLADIYTLSTSLAGLPGMSVPCGFGAGANAQRPVGLQIVGNYFNEARMLQVADAFQRATDWHRKAPAGV from the coding sequence ATGCATGACAAAAGCTTGACCGAACTGCGCGCCGCGCTGGCTGCGAAGGAGTGCTCCGCAGTCGAGCTGGCCCAGCATTTTCTGGGCCGGATTGAGGCACATCAAGACCTGAACGCTTTCGTCGACGTCAATCCCGAATTGACGCTCGCCCAGGCCAGGTCCGCCGACGCGCTCCTGCACTCGGGCCACGCGGGCCCGCTCGCGGGCATTCCGCTCGCGCACAAGGACGTGTTTGTCACGCGCGGCTGGCGCTCGACCGCAGGCTCGAAGATGCTTGCCAACTATGTGAGCCCGTACGATGCGACCGTGGTCGAGCGGCTCGAGCGCGCGGGCATGGTCTGCCTCGGCAAGACCAACATGGACGAATTCGCGATGGGCTCGTCCAACGAGAACTCGCATTTCGGCGCCGTGAAGAACCCGTGGGACACGAAGGCCGTGCCGGGCGGCTCGTCGGGCGGCTCCGCCGCGGCCGTCGCCGCGCGCCTCGCGCCCGCGGCCACCGGCACCGACACGGGCGGCTCGATTCGCCAGCCGGCGTCGTTCACGGGCGTGACCGGCATCAAGCCCACGTACGGCCGCGTGTCGCGCTACGGCATGATCGCGTTCGCCTCGTCGCTCGACCAGGGCGGCCCGTTCGCGCAGAACGCCACCGATTGCGCGCTGCTCCTGAACGCCATGGGCGGTTTCGACGAGCGCGACTCGACGAGCCTCACGCACGAGCACGAGGACTACACGCGCTTCATCGGCCAGACGTGGAGCGCTAACGCCAGCGCCGACAAGCCGCTCGCGGGCCTGCGCATCGGCCTGCCGAAGGAATACTTCGGCGCGGGTCTCGCCGACGACGTGCGCGCGGCCATCGACGCGGCGCTCAAGACGTACGAGTCGCTCGGCGCCACGCTCGTGGAAGTCACGCTGCCGAAGACCGAGCTGTCGATTCCCGTGTACTACGTGATCGCCCCGGCGGAAGCGTCGTCGAACCTCTCGCGTTTCGACGGCGTACGCTTCGGGCACCGTGCGGCCGAATACCGCGATCTGCTCGACATGTACAAGAAGTCGCGCGCCGAGGGCTTCGGCCCTGAGGTGAAACGCCGCATCCTGGTGGGCACCTACGTGCTTTCGCACGGCTACTACGACGCGTACTACCTGCAGGCGCAGAAGATCCGCCGCATCATTGCGCAGGATTTCCAGGAAGCGTTCAAGCAGTGCGACGTGATCATGGGCCCGGTGGCCCCGAGCGTCGCATGGGATCTGGGCGCGAAGGGCGACGATCCGCTGCAGATGTACCTCGCGGACATCTACACGCTTTCCACGAGCCTCGCGGGCCTGCCCGGCATGAGCGTGCCGTGCGGCTTCGGCGCGGGTGCGAACGCGCAGCGACCCGTCGGTCTGCAGATCGTCGGCAACTATTTCAACGAGGCCCGCATGCTGCAGGTCGCCGACGCTTTCCAGCGCGCGACCGACTGGCATCGCAAGGCGCCGGCAGGGGTGTGA
- the gatB gene encoding Asp-tRNA(Asn)/Glu-tRNA(Gln) amidotransferase subunit GatB, protein MATQWEVVIGLETHAQLSTASKIFSGASTQFGAAPNTQACPVDLALPGVLPVMNRGAVERAIQFGLAIGSTIAPRSIFARKNYFYPDLPKGYQISQYEIPVVQGGSITIQVPANEKAGTEAYEKTVNLTRAHLEEDAGKSLHEDFAGMTGIDLNRAGTPLLEIVTEPEMRSAAEAVAYAKSLHTLVVWLGICDGNMQEGSFRCDANVSVRPVGQKEFGTRAEIKNLNSFRFLEEAIQYEVRRQIELIEDGGTVVQETRLYDPDKRETRSMRSKEDAHDYRYFPDPDLMPLVIDAAWVERVKGEMPELPATMQTRFVEQYGVTPYDANVLTSSKAMAAYFEAVVAKAGAAQAKAAANWLMGEVSSQLNREGLDIEASPVSAAQFAVLLARIADGTISNKIAKEVFQAMWDEKAADEGAADRIIEAKGLKQISDTGALEAIIDEVLAANQKSVEEFRAGKEKAFNALIGQAMKATKGKANPQQVNELLKKKLG, encoded by the coding sequence ATGGCAACACAGTGGGAAGTCGTTATCGGTCTCGAAACGCACGCGCAATTGTCGACGGCGTCGAAGATCTTCTCGGGCGCGTCGACGCAGTTCGGCGCCGCGCCCAACACGCAGGCCTGCCCCGTCGATCTCGCGCTGCCGGGCGTGCTGCCGGTGATGAACCGCGGCGCCGTCGAGCGCGCGATCCAGTTCGGCCTCGCGATCGGCTCGACGATCGCGCCGCGCAGCATTTTCGCGCGCAAGAACTACTTCTACCCGGATCTGCCGAAGGGCTATCAGATCAGCCAGTACGAGATTCCGGTCGTGCAGGGCGGGAGCATCACGATCCAGGTGCCGGCCAACGAAAAAGCCGGTACGGAGGCGTACGAGAAGACCGTCAATCTCACGCGCGCTCACCTGGAAGAGGACGCAGGCAAGTCGCTGCACGAAGACTTCGCGGGCATGACGGGCATCGACCTGAACCGCGCGGGCACGCCGCTGCTCGAAATCGTTACGGAACCCGAAATGCGCAGCGCGGCGGAAGCCGTGGCCTACGCGAAGTCGCTGCACACGCTCGTCGTGTGGCTCGGGATTTGCGACGGCAACATGCAGGAAGGCTCGTTCCGTTGCGATGCGAACGTTTCCGTGCGCCCGGTCGGCCAGAAGGAATTCGGCACGCGCGCCGAGATCAAGAACCTGAACTCGTTCCGCTTCCTCGAAGAAGCAATCCAGTACGAAGTGCGCCGCCAGATCGAGCTGATCGAAGACGGCGGCACGGTGGTGCAGGAAACGCGCCTCTACGATCCGGACAAGCGCGAGACGCGTTCGATGCGCAGCAAGGAAGACGCGCACGATTACCGCTATTTCCCCGACCCCGACCTCATGCCGCTCGTGATCGACGCAGCGTGGGTCGAGCGCGTGAAGGGCGAGATGCCCGAACTGCCCGCGACGATGCAAACGCGCTTCGTCGAACAGTACGGCGTGACGCCGTATGACGCGAACGTGCTCACGTCGAGCAAGGCGATGGCAGCGTATTTCGAAGCCGTCGTCGCGAAGGCCGGCGCCGCTCAGGCCAAGGCCGCCGCGAACTGGCTGATGGGCGAAGTCTCGTCGCAGCTGAACCGCGAAGGCCTCGACATCGAAGCCTCGCCGGTCTCCGCCGCGCAGTTCGCCGTGCTGCTCGCACGCATTGCCGACGGCACGATCTCGAACAAGATCGCCAAGGAAGTGTTCCAGGCGATGTGGGACGAGAAGGCAGCGGACGAAGGCGCCGCCGACCGCATCATCGAAGCGAAGGGTCTCAAGCAGATTTCGGATACCGGCGCGCTCGAAGCGATCATCGACGAGGTGCTCGCGGCGAACCAGAAGTCGGTGGAAGAATTCCGCGCCGGCAAGGAAAAGGCGTTCAACGCGCTGATCGGCCAGGCCATGAAGGCCACGAAGGGCAAGGCGAATCCGCAGCAGGTCAACGAACTGCTGAAGAAGAAGCTGGGCTGA
- a CDS encoding polyphosphate kinase 2 family protein has product MSKVPSLDDYRVPYFSDKKAQAFSLSALAPAAKPFSSGSKDGDRDRLSEIGQKLDVLQERLHAQRHQRVLLVLQGMDTSGKDGTIRGVFREVDPLGLRIVPFRAPTPIEAAHDFLWRVHLQVPGAGELAIFNRSHYEDVLVPRVTGQIDSAECERRYRQIRDFEALLAESGTSIIKCMLHISKDEQKSRIQARIDDPTKHWKFDVSDLEARKHWDAYQASYQDALAATSTEYAPWYVIPADSKTHRNVMVGELLLRLMESLKLEFPPAKAELKGLKID; this is encoded by the coding sequence ATGTCCAAGGTCCCGAGTCTCGACGATTACCGCGTACCGTACTTCAGCGACAAGAAGGCGCAGGCGTTCTCGCTCAGCGCGCTTGCGCCCGCCGCGAAGCCGTTTTCAAGCGGCAGCAAGGACGGCGACCGCGACCGTCTCTCTGAAATCGGCCAGAAGCTCGACGTGCTGCAGGAGCGTCTGCACGCGCAGCGTCACCAGCGCGTGCTGCTCGTGCTGCAAGGCATGGACACGAGCGGCAAGGACGGCACGATACGCGGCGTATTCCGCGAGGTCGACCCGCTCGGCCTGCGCATCGTGCCGTTTCGCGCGCCCACACCCATCGAGGCCGCGCACGACTTTCTCTGGCGGGTGCACCTGCAGGTGCCGGGGGCGGGCGAACTGGCCATCTTCAACCGCAGCCACTACGAAGATGTGCTCGTGCCGCGCGTGACCGGCCAGATCGACTCGGCCGAATGCGAACGCCGTTACCGCCAGATCCGCGATTTCGAGGCGCTGCTGGCCGAGAGCGGCACCTCGATCATCAAGTGCATGCTGCACATCTCGAAGGACGAGCAGAAGAGCCGCATCCAGGCGCGGATCGACGATCCGACCAAGCACTGGAAGTTCGACGTATCGGACCTCGAAGCGCGCAAGCACTGGGACGCCTATCAGGCCTCGTACCAGGACGCGCTCGCGGCGACCTCCACGGAATACGCGCCGTGGTATGTGATTCCCGCCGATTCGAAGACGCATCGCAACGTCATGGTGGGCGAGTTGCTGCTGCGCCTGATGGAAAGCCTGAAGCTCGAATTCCCGCCGGCCAAGGCCGAACTCAAGGGTCTCAAGATCGACTGA
- a CDS encoding exodeoxyribonuclease III, whose product MLRVITANLNGIRSAAKKGFFEWFGEQKADVLCVQEIKCSQDDMTPEFLAPHDFTGYFQHAVKKGYSGAGVYSRHEPDDVIIGFGSEEFDPEGRYVETRYGNLSVISVYVPSGSSGEERQAAKYRFMDEFMPHLAELKREREVIVCGDVNIVHKEIDIKNWKGNQKNSGCLPEERAWLTSLFDDVGYVDVFRTLDPRPEQYTWWSNRGQAYAKNVGWRIDYQIATPGIAHKAKKTSIFKDIKFSDHAPLTIDYDYKVKK is encoded by the coding sequence ATGTTGCGTGTGATCACCGCGAATCTGAACGGCATCCGCTCGGCGGCGAAGAAGGGTTTTTTCGAATGGTTCGGCGAACAGAAAGCCGACGTGCTCTGCGTGCAGGAAATCAAGTGCTCGCAGGACGACATGACGCCCGAGTTTCTCGCGCCGCACGACTTCACGGGCTACTTCCAGCATGCGGTGAAGAAGGGCTATAGCGGTGCGGGCGTCTACTCGCGCCACGAGCCCGACGACGTCATCATCGGTTTTGGCAGCGAGGAGTTCGACCCGGAAGGGCGCTACGTGGAGACGCGTTACGGCAATCTCTCGGTGATTTCGGTGTACGTACCTTCGGGCTCGAGCGGCGAGGAGCGCCAGGCCGCGAAGTACCGATTCATGGACGAATTCATGCCGCACCTCGCCGAACTCAAGCGCGAGCGCGAAGTGATCGTGTGCGGCGACGTGAACATCGTCCACAAGGAAATCGACATCAAGAACTGGAAGGGCAACCAGAAGAACTCGGGTTGCCTGCCCGAAGAGCGCGCGTGGCTTACGAGCCTGTTCGACGACGTGGGCTACGTGGACGTGTTCCGCACGCTCGACCCGCGCCCCGAGCAATACACGTGGTGGAGCAACCGCGGCCAGGCGTATGCGAAGAACGTGGGCTGGCGTATCGATTATCAGATCGCGACGCCCGGCATTGCGCACAAGGCGAAGAAAACGTCGATCTTCAAGGACATCAAGTTCAGCGACCACGCGCCGCTGACCATCGACTACGACTACAAGGTCAAGAAGTGA
- a CDS encoding M48 family metallopeptidase, with amino-acid sequence MSTHESVVQSQCAPQRRGVRARALAMVLAAAWPGLSAWNTWAADNPAATSAPAAVPGNPATPPAVSAASASNGAINPTNSANGGGSSAANGGANANANATQSNLSPGAPNTGRVVRFGNAAVYRNLIPSPMLEAQATAEFNEIVRGAAHSNRLYAESDPHVQRVRAFVDRLAPYALKWSDRVKNWKWEVAVIRSNDIRMYALPGGKIVVYGGLLDRVKLNDNEFGMLLGHEIAHAVREHVRERLGEQQAAQIESGAVPQLFGLADLGVFPLGIGSQLVEMHYGRADETEADVIGSDIASRAGFDPRAALTLWDKLSVATRADRDQGFIYVHPYTPARRADIAKRLADMMPLYAKAIGKPLAELPDYEGIPAVQKRKVVSAP; translated from the coding sequence CGCTCGCGATGGTGCTTGCCGCCGCCTGGCCGGGCCTTTCTGCATGGAATACCTGGGCTGCCGACAACCCGGCCGCCACGAGCGCTCCTGCGGCCGTACCGGGCAACCCCGCAACGCCGCCGGCGGTCAGCGCCGCGAGCGCAAGCAACGGCGCAATCAACCCAACGAATAGCGCAAACGGTGGGGGGAGCAGCGCAGCAAACGGCGGTGCGAATGCGAATGCGAACGCGACGCAGAGCAACCTCTCGCCCGGCGCGCCGAACACGGGCCGCGTAGTGCGCTTCGGCAACGCCGCGGTGTACCGCAACCTGATTCCCTCGCCCATGCTCGAAGCGCAGGCCACTGCGGAATTCAACGAGATCGTGCGCGGCGCCGCGCATTCGAACCGACTCTATGCAGAAAGCGATCCGCACGTGCAGCGCGTGCGGGCGTTCGTCGACCGGCTCGCGCCTTATGCGCTGAAGTGGAGCGATCGCGTCAAGAACTGGAAGTGGGAAGTGGCGGTGATCCGCTCGAACGACATTCGCATGTATGCGCTGCCGGGCGGCAAGATCGTCGTGTACGGCGGCCTGCTCGACCGCGTGAAGCTCAACGACAACGAGTTCGGCATGCTGCTCGGCCACGAGATTGCGCATGCCGTGCGCGAGCACGTGCGCGAGCGCCTTGGCGAACAACAGGCCGCGCAAATCGAATCGGGCGCCGTGCCGCAACTCTTCGGGCTCGCGGATCTCGGTGTGTTTCCGCTCGGTATCGGTTCGCAGCTCGTGGAAATGCACTATGGGCGCGCCGACGAAACCGAAGCCGACGTAATCGGCAGCGATATCGCCTCGCGCGCGGGCTTCGATCCGCGCGCGGCGCTCACGCTGTGGGACAAGCTCTCGGTGGCGACGCGCGCCGACCGCGACCAGGGCTTCATCTACGTGCATCCGTACACGCCGGCGCGGCGCGCCGATATCGCCAAGCGCCTCGCCGACATGATGCCGCTCTATGCGAAGGCCATCGGCAAACCGCTCGCCGAGTTGCCCGACTACGAGGGCATCCCGGCCGTGCAGAAGCGCAAGGTCGTTTCGGCGCCCTGA